From Salinirubellus salinus, the proteins below share one genomic window:
- a CDS encoding acyl-CoA synthetase, which translates to MATEQPRPRADVDPRIETYRFHEREWEGYEELYEAFEWEVPERFDAATYCCDRWAEADPDRGAIVALAADGESTRTYTYGDLQTLSNRLANYLAGEGIGPGDRVAVSGAQKAEFVAAHLAAWKLGAVTVPLSLLFGPEGLGYRLRDSGTRAFVADRAALEALREVRDDGAAPDLETVLTVDGRSRGDETGFHYAIAGESRRFESRAVGADDPAALLYTSGTTGPPKGTLHAHRFLLGALVVYLTVGWNMEPSTDQPMYSPVEWSWVATMYVGLLSSLYHGGAIVADANPDFDPERTLDVVERFDVGSVAGPTTVYRMLMGVDDVDRWDLSSLSVAVQGGEALDQDVVEWLEAVAGDVAVHEAYGQTELGVFVGDCEALGIGHQPGRMGRALPGSEVAVVDPERPERVDDGEVGELAVRYEENPMAFLEYWNEPEKTAAVRDDGWHRTSDLGRRHSDGSFEFHSRKDDVIVTSGYRVGPDEVEETLTGHPAVAVAGVIGVPHAERGEVAKAFVVPSEGHTPDEVLREELQDHVKHRLAKYEYPRELEFVEALPRTTTGKVRRQGLREREGV; encoded by the coding sequence ATGGCGACCGAACAGCCGAGGCCGAGGGCCGACGTCGACCCACGCATCGAGACCTACCGCTTCCACGAGCGGGAGTGGGAGGGGTACGAGGAGCTGTACGAGGCGTTCGAGTGGGAGGTACCGGAGCGGTTCGACGCGGCGACCTACTGCTGTGACCGGTGGGCCGAGGCCGACCCGGACCGGGGCGCCATCGTGGCACTGGCGGCGGACGGCGAATCGACGCGGACCTACACCTACGGCGACCTGCAGACGCTGTCGAATCGGCTGGCCAACTACCTCGCGGGCGAAGGGATCGGTCCGGGCGATCGTGTCGCGGTCAGCGGCGCCCAGAAGGCCGAGTTCGTCGCCGCGCACCTCGCGGCCTGGAAACTGGGAGCGGTGACGGTCCCGCTGAGCCTGCTGTTCGGCCCGGAGGGGCTGGGCTACCGGTTGCGCGACAGCGGGACCCGCGCGTTCGTCGCCGACCGAGCGGCCCTCGAGGCGCTCCGCGAGGTCCGGGACGACGGGGCGGCACCCGACCTGGAGACGGTCCTCACGGTCGACGGGCGCTCGCGGGGCGACGAGACGGGCTTTCACTACGCCATCGCGGGCGAGTCCCGACGGTTCGAGTCGCGAGCAGTAGGCGCCGACGACCCGGCAGCCCTGCTCTACACGAGCGGAACCACCGGCCCGCCGAAAGGGACGCTCCACGCCCACCGGTTCCTGCTGGGGGCGCTCGTCGTCTACCTGACGGTGGGGTGGAACATGGAGCCGTCGACCGACCAGCCGATGTACTCGCCGGTGGAGTGGTCGTGGGTCGCGACGATGTACGTCGGCCTGCTGTCGAGTCTCTACCACGGCGGGGCCATCGTGGCCGACGCGAATCCGGATTTCGACCCCGAGCGGACCCTCGACGTCGTCGAGCGGTTCGACGTGGGGAGCGTCGCGGGGCCGACCACAGTCTACCGGATGCTGATGGGCGTCGACGACGTCGACCGGTGGGACCTCTCGTCGCTCTCGGTGGCCGTCCAGGGTGGCGAGGCGCTGGACCAGGACGTGGTCGAGTGGCTCGAGGCGGTCGCAGGTGACGTGGCGGTCCACGAGGCCTACGGCCAGACGGAGCTGGGCGTGTTCGTCGGTGACTGCGAGGCGCTCGGCATCGGCCACCAGCCCGGACGGATGGGGAGGGCACTCCCCGGCTCCGAGGTCGCCGTCGTCGACCCCGAGCGGCCCGAACGGGTCGACGACGGCGAGGTCGGCGAACTGGCCGTCCGGTACGAGGAGAACCCGATGGCGTTCCTCGAGTACTGGAACGAGCCCGAGAAGACGGCAGCCGTGCGCGACGACGGCTGGCACCGGACGAGCGACCTCGGACGCCGCCACTCCGACGGCTCGTTCGAGTTCCACAGCCGCAAGGACGACGTCATCGTCACCTCGGGCTACCGCGTCGGACCGGACGAGGTCGAGGAGACCCTGACGGGACACCCGGCCGTCGCAGTGGCGGGCGTCATCGGCGTCCCTCACGCCGAGCGGGGCGAGGTCGCCAAGGCGTTCGTCGTCCCGAGCGAGGGCCACACGCCCGACGAGGTGCTGCGCGAGGAGCTACAGGACCACGTCAAGCACCGACTGGCGAAGTACGAGTACCCGCGTGAACTCGAGTTCGTCGAGGCACTGCCGCGGACGACGACCGGGAAGGTTCGCCGGCAGGGGCTCAGGGAGCGCGAGGGCGTCTGA
- a CDS encoding ester cyclase, with product MSDQTTGHDATQRDHAAVVRRYVEEGYNEKDPAVLRETMTDDVVAHGLLGVDGPVEGLDAYAEYAGELLGAFPDVRGELHETFVSGDRVAARWTLAGTHEGPMFGVEPTGESIAVEGVALFRIADGKITEKRYRQDDLGLFEQLGLVEDPTG from the coding sequence ATGTCAGACCAGACTACGGGACACGACGCGACGCAACGCGACCACGCGGCCGTGGTACGACGATACGTCGAGGAGGGGTACAACGAGAAGGACCCCGCGGTGCTTCGCGAGACGATGACCGATGACGTGGTGGCCCACGGACTGCTGGGTGTCGACGGCCCGGTGGAGGGACTGGACGCCTACGCGGAGTACGCGGGCGAACTGCTGGGCGCGTTCCCGGACGTCCGAGGGGAGCTCCACGAGACGTTCGTCTCGGGCGACCGGGTGGCCGCCCGGTGGACCCTCGCCGGCACCCACGAGGGCCCGATGTTCGGCGTCGAGCCGACCGGCGAGTCGATAGCGGTGGAGGGTGTCGCGCTGTTCCGGATCGCGGACGGGAAGATCACGGAGAAGCGCTACCGACAGGACGACCTCGGCCTGTTCGAACAACTCGGCCTCGTCGAGGACCCGACCGGGTGA
- a CDS encoding helix-turn-helix transcriptional regulator, translating to MCAERHPLCEPALEDVAYLSRSANRVRLLRALTDGPVSRRRLMESTGVSRTTLGRILNELTDRGWVERETDGRYVATTTGEHVVRAFLPTVEALETVRSLGEAVQWLPPSVDAVGLAAFRDATVHRPVANEPLSFARELVDRIESATRFRTLTYLAPPMHSFAVVMHERIRDGGLESEFVFAGGLVEHLAGDPERRRRWHESVAFGTVVYRYDGHIPCNLFLFDRTVLIPNTDPDKGPTGGFLESDDDDVYGWATDLIERYRDAAERVPAETFA from the coding sequence ATGTGCGCCGAGCGTCACCCCTTGTGCGAACCGGCACTCGAGGACGTGGCGTACCTCTCGCGGTCGGCCAACCGGGTCCGGCTGCTGCGGGCGCTCACCGACGGCCCGGTGTCCCGTCGCCGTCTCATGGAGTCGACGGGCGTCTCGCGGACCACCCTCGGTCGCATCCTCAACGAACTCACCGACCGGGGCTGGGTCGAGCGGGAGACGGACGGTCGGTACGTCGCGACGACGACGGGCGAGCACGTCGTCCGGGCGTTCCTGCCGACGGTGGAGGCGCTGGAGACGGTCCGGTCGCTGGGTGAGGCCGTCCAGTGGCTCCCGCCGTCGGTCGACGCCGTCGGGCTGGCAGCGTTCCGCGACGCGACGGTCCACCGTCCGGTGGCCAACGAGCCGCTGTCGTTCGCCCGCGAACTCGTCGACCGCATCGAATCGGCGACGCGGTTCCGAACGCTCACGTATCTCGCCCCACCGATGCACAGTTTCGCCGTGGTGATGCACGAGCGCATCCGGGACGGCGGGCTGGAGAGCGAGTTCGTCTTCGCCGGCGGCCTGGTCGAGCACCTCGCCGGGGACCCCGAACGCCGCCGTCGGTGGCACGAGTCCGTCGCGTTCGGGACCGTCGTCTACCGCTACGACGGCCACATCCCGTGCAACCTGTTCCTGTTCGACCGGACGGTCCTGATCCCGAACACGGACCCCGACAAGGGGCCGACGGGCGGGTTCCTCGAGTCCGACGACGACGACGTGTACGGCTGGGCGACCGACCTCATCGAACGGTACCGGGACGCGGCCGAACGGGTCCCGGCCGAGACGTTCGCGTGA
- a CDS encoding MFS transporter, whose product MTVRRERALLAGVVFVVLFAQVLLYPGVPQLVAALGQPSDIGAGTPFLAAEFAGVVLFAAVWGALSDSTGRRTPFIAAGALGGAVAYLVLVALLPVDPPFLAVLAVRFLQGAATGGAFSLAVTMLLDLPGGRGRNTGAAGIAIGLGTAMGAPVGGRLYDVDVRAPLLVTALLFAVAALLVLRVPDRAPSGARPSVLETFASVRRRPGLLVPYAFGLVDRTTAGFFALVGTFFFQTEFGLDPGQTGLLLGAFFAPFALLQYPFGVLSDRVGRTLPIAAGSLFFGLAVVGVGLSPNATVAAVVMVLVGAGGALCAPATLALVGDLAGVDDRGTAVGGFNIVGSLGFLLGIVAGGVLAEEFGYVAAFLVVGGAEMLLAVALLPALLGLEPDEGRAAFGSGEG is encoded by the coding sequence ATGACCGTCCGCCGGGAACGGGCGCTGCTCGCCGGGGTGGTGTTCGTCGTCCTGTTCGCGCAGGTGCTGCTCTACCCCGGCGTCCCGCAGCTGGTGGCGGCGCTCGGCCAGCCGAGCGACATCGGCGCGGGCACCCCCTTCCTCGCGGCGGAGTTCGCCGGCGTCGTGCTCTTCGCCGCCGTCTGGGGGGCGCTCTCGGACTCGACCGGCCGACGGACTCCGTTCATCGCCGCCGGGGCGCTCGGGGGCGCCGTCGCCTACCTCGTCCTCGTCGCCCTCCTTCCCGTCGACCCGCCGTTCCTCGCCGTCCTCGCGGTCCGGTTCCTGCAGGGCGCGGCCACGGGCGGGGCGTTCTCGCTCGCCGTCACCATGTTGCTCGACCTCCCCGGCGGGCGCGGGCGCAACACCGGCGCCGCCGGCATCGCCATCGGCCTCGGGACGGCGATGGGCGCGCCGGTCGGCGGGCGGCTCTACGACGTGGACGTGCGTGCCCCGCTGCTCGTGACCGCCCTGCTGTTCGCCGTCGCCGCCCTCCTCGTGTTGCGGGTGCCCGACCGTGCCCCGAGTGGCGCTCGCCCCTCCGTCCTCGAGACGTTCGCCAGCGTCCGGCGACGGCCCGGCCTGCTCGTCCCCTACGCGTTCGGCCTCGTCGACCGGACCACGGCGGGGTTCTTCGCGCTCGTCGGCACGTTCTTCTTCCAGACCGAGTTCGGCCTCGACCCCGGACAGACCGGCCTGCTGCTGGGGGCGTTCTTCGCCCCGTTCGCGCTCCTCCAGTACCCGTTCGGCGTCCTCTCGGACCGGGTGGGTCGGACGCTGCCCATCGCCGCTGGGTCGCTGTTCTTCGGCCTCGCGGTCGTGGGCGTCGGGCTCTCACCGAACGCCACCGTCGCCGCCGTCGTGATGGTCCTCGTGGGGGCCGGCGGGGCGCTCTGTGCGCCGGCGACGCTGGCGCTCGTCGGTGACCTCGCCGGCGTCGACGACCGGGGGACCGCCGTCGGCGGGTTCAACATCGTGGGCTCGCTCGGCTTCCTGCTCGGCATCGTCGCCGGCGGCGTGCTCGCCGAGGAGTTCGGCTACGTCGCCGCCTTCCTCGTCGTCGGCGGGGCGGAGATGCTGCTGGCGGTGGCGCTGTTGCCGGCGTTGCTCGGTCTCGAACCGGACGAGGGGCGGGCGGCGTTCGGGAGCGGGGAGGGGTGA
- the hjc gene encoding Holliday junction resolvase Hjc has product MANSNAKGDRRERELVNALDERGFAVMRAPASGSATERELPDVLAGDGEVFYAIEAKSSSGRPIYLDGEEVEALVYFARNFGAKPRVAVRFDREDWYFFHPADLHVTDGGNYRVKKETALADGVDMEELTGGSKKVTLDELAAAREAESRDTTEILHAVASGDLTVDEAALMLE; this is encoded by the coding sequence ATGGCCAACTCGAACGCGAAGGGTGACCGCCGCGAGCGCGAACTCGTCAACGCCCTCGACGAGCGCGGCTTCGCGGTGATGCGCGCGCCCGCCTCCGGCAGTGCCACCGAACGCGAGTTGCCGGACGTGCTGGCGGGTGACGGCGAGGTCTTCTACGCCATCGAGGCCAAGTCGTCGTCGGGCCGCCCCATCTACCTCGACGGCGAGGAGGTCGAGGCGCTCGTCTACTTCGCCCGCAACTTCGGCGCCAAGCCGCGGGTCGCGGTGCGGTTCGACCGCGAGGACTGGTACTTCTTCCACCCCGCCGACCTCCACGTCACCGACGGCGGGAACTACCGCGTGAAGAAGGAGACGGCACTCGCCGACGGCGTCGACATGGAGGAGCTCACCGGCGGGTCGAAGAAGGTGACGCTGGACGAACTCGCCGCTGCACGTGAGGCGGAGTCGCGCGACACGACCGAGATACTCCACGCGGTGGCGTCGGGCGATCTGACCGTCGACGAGGCGGCCCTGATGCTGGAGTGA
- a CDS encoding SWIM zinc finger family protein, producing MTHLENTAASPDPTTSTGSDGGPTASDARHGRPHDATAKRALAPDLRGADERTIRAWTEPMAVTPLGGGEYAVESASGTGHVVDLPAGRCSCPDHRIRGERCKHLRRVAIEVNRHELPPPGRLAGTCRVCGETRYLPEVGPALCDACRPEPGALVTDRETGDLLAVVRVTGDRADETTIEAAGTTVADYHNNAGYPRDDPVVEAVYPFSKGVGHPLSDLRRYQFPLSRLEARGERLVDAR from the coding sequence ATGACGCACCTCGAGAACACAGCCGCGTCACCCGACCCGACCACCTCCACCGGAAGCGATGGGGGTCCGACAGCGAGTGACGCACGACACGGGAGACCGCACGACGCGACGGCGAAGCGGGCGCTCGCCCCCGACCTACGCGGGGCCGACGAGCGGACGATCCGGGCGTGGACCGAACCGATGGCCGTGACGCCCCTCGGCGGCGGCGAGTACGCCGTCGAGAGCGCTTCCGGGACGGGCCACGTCGTCGACCTGCCCGCCGGTCGCTGTAGCTGCCCCGACCACCGTATCCGCGGCGAACGGTGCAAGCACCTCCGCCGGGTCGCCATCGAGGTGAACCGGCACGAGCTCCCGCCGCCGGGGCGCCTCGCCGGCACCTGCCGGGTCTGTGGCGAGACGCGCTACCTGCCGGAGGTCGGCCCGGCCCTCTGTGACGCCTGTCGACCCGAACCGGGCGCGCTCGTCACGGACCGCGAGACGGGCGACCTGCTCGCCGTCGTCCGCGTCACCGGGGACCGGGCGGACGAGACGACAATCGAGGCCGCCGGGACGACGGTGGCGGACTACCACAACAACGCGGGGTACCCCCGCGACGACCCCGTGGTGGAGGCGGTCTACCCGTTCTCGAAGGGGGTGGGCCACCCGCTCTCGGACCTCCGACGGTACCAGTTCCCCCTCTCGCGGCTCGAAGCACGCGGGGAGCGCCTCGTGGACGCCCGCTGA
- a CDS encoding NUDIX domain-containing protein: MAHGAPEHCPACGTALEAVDPPTVKRCSTCEEYVFHNPVPNCRVVVVDDDAALLVEILDAYRVEDPPYTDASEWMVPGGQPKVGEQPAETAARELAEETNLTVDPTDLVLFDAVSRQVVAGTHALVCCFAVERSKTDGPLRADSDAGDARFFTPAELAASDRRFRELAVEPDRCRSFEWWTEAARSAVPGAD, from the coding sequence ATGGCTCACGGCGCGCCCGAGCACTGTCCGGCCTGCGGGACGGCCCTCGAGGCGGTCGACCCACCCACGGTCAAGCGCTGTTCCACCTGTGAGGAGTACGTGTTCCACAACCCCGTCCCGAACTGCCGGGTGGTCGTGGTGGACGACGACGCCGCGCTCCTCGTCGAGATACTCGACGCCTACCGGGTCGAGGACCCGCCCTACACCGACGCGAGCGAGTGGATGGTCCCCGGCGGACAACCGAAGGTGGGCGAACAGCCCGCCGAGACGGCCGCCCGCGAACTCGCAGAGGAGACGAACCTGACCGTCGACCCGACCGACCTCGTCCTGTTCGACGCCGTCTCCCGGCAGGTCGTCGCGGGGACCCACGCCCTCGTCTGTTGCTTCGCCGTCGAACGCTCGAAGACCGATGGACCCCTCCGGGCCGACTCGGACGCCGGCGACGCCCGGTTCTTCACGCCCGCCGAGCTGGCTGCGAGCGACCGACGGTTCCGCGAGCTGGCCGTGGAACCCGACCGCTGTCGCTCGTTCGAGTGGTGGACAGAAGCGGCGAGAAGTGCGGTACCGGGGGCGGACTGA
- a CDS encoding tryptophan--tRNA ligase, producing the protein MSEEPTSESRSDPSPGVTEVRADGGAAGADDVALDPWGSSTVEDYRKLFEQFGIEEFDEVLSEVADPHYLMRRGVIFGHRDYRPVAEAMREGEDAAVLSGFMPTGDPHIGHKMVFDEIIWHQQHGADAYGLIADLEAHAARGLSWDEIDEHTESYLLSLLALGFDPEDGEVYRQSTNRDVQDLGFELGTKANFSELQAIYDFDGETNVSYMQSVVTQMADILYPQLEEPRPTVIPVGPDQDPHMRLARDLAARMRFFKVTEAYASFEADPAERELVAEAYQALGGADADVRCEDAAAWLSEHAEPEGTPVATTVEKLENAGKEPVRPRVRFLDRNATDEAFEALVEAIDGEKRVFEGHVDSFDLSAEAAEDLAREVEVDNGGYGFYPPSSIYHRFMTGLTGGKMSSSVPASHISLLDDPEDGYDKVKSATTGGRETAELQRELGGEADECPVYELYAYLLAQDDDEYTKRVYEECVGGERLCGGCKEEAAELMREFLADHQEKREEAKEVLDGLDVELDSPRT; encoded by the coding sequence ATGAGCGAGGAACCCACCTCGGAGTCGAGGAGCGACCCTTCGCCGGGCGTCACGGAGGTACGCGCGGATGGAGGAGCAGCCGGAGCCGACGACGTCGCGCTCGACCCGTGGGGCTCCTCCACCGTCGAGGACTACCGGAAACTGTTCGAGCAGTTCGGCATCGAGGAGTTCGACGAGGTGTTGAGCGAGGTCGCGGACCCGCACTACCTGATGCGTCGCGGCGTCATCTTCGGCCACCGTGACTACCGGCCCGTCGCCGAGGCGATGCGGGAGGGCGAGGACGCCGCCGTCCTCTCCGGGTTCATGCCGACCGGCGACCCGCACATCGGCCACAAGATGGTGTTCGACGAGATCATCTGGCACCAGCAGCACGGCGCGGACGCCTACGGCCTCATCGCCGACCTCGAGGCCCACGCCGCCCGTGGCCTCTCGTGGGACGAGATCGACGAGCACACCGAGAGCTACCTCCTCTCGCTGCTCGCGCTCGGGTTCGACCCCGAGGACGGCGAGGTGTACCGCCAGTCCACCAACCGCGACGTGCAGGACCTCGGATTCGAACTCGGGACGAAGGCGAACTTCTCGGAGTTGCAGGCCATCTACGACTTCGACGGCGAGACGAACGTCTCGTACATGCAGTCGGTCGTCACCCAGATGGCGGACATCCTCTACCCCCAGCTGGAGGAGCCGCGGCCGACGGTCATCCCGGTCGGGCCGGACCAGGACCCGCACATGCGGCTGGCGCGCGACCTCGCGGCGCGGATGCGCTTCTTCAAGGTGACCGAGGCGTACGCGAGTTTCGAGGCCGACCCGGCCGAGCGCGAACTCGTCGCCGAGGCGTATCAGGCGCTCGGCGGGGCCGACGCCGACGTGCGGTGTGAGGACGCCGCCGCGTGGCTCTCGGAGCACGCCGAACCGGAGGGGACGCCCGTCGCCACCACCGTCGAGAAACTGGAGAACGCCGGGAAGGAGCCGGTCCGCCCGCGGGTCCGATTCCTCGACCGGAACGCGACCGACGAGGCGTTCGAGGCGCTCGTCGAGGCCATCGACGGCGAGAAACGCGTCTTCGAGGGCCACGTCGACTCGTTCGACCTCTCCGCCGAGGCGGCGGAGGACCTCGCCCGCGAGGTGGAGGTCGACAACGGCGGCTACGGCTTCTACCCCCCGTCGTCAATCTACCACCGCTTCATGACCGGCCTGACGGGCGGGAAGATGTCCTCCTCGGTGCCCGCGAGCCACATCTCGCTGCTCGACGACCCCGAGGACGGCTACGACAAGGTGAAGTCCGCGACGACGGGCGGGCGCGAGACGGCCGAACTCCAGCGCGAACTCGGCGGCGAGGCCGACGAGTGTCCGGTGTACGAACTGTACGCCTACCTGCTCGCGCAGGACGACGACGAGTACACCAAGCGGGTCTACGAGGAGTGCGTCGGCGGCGAGCGGCTCTGTGGCGGCTGCAAGGAGGAGGCCGCCGAACTGATGCGCGAGTTCCTCGCGGACCACCAGGAGAAACGGGAGGAGGCGAAAGAGGTTCTCGACGGACTGGACGTGGAACTGGACTCGCCGCGGACGTAG
- a CDS encoding NUDIX domain-containing protein — translation MATDRIDPERLYADGAVTTAEATFDHDDPDHCEAGTEGRAIVGVTTPEGRVLLVANPDIEHALLPNAVVDPDEDWAEAAREHLRASAGIDVALDGVRLVRRVDHTVDGEVVETTHHVVFAASAPSDEVPDGLCADNDCELGWFDTHPYPDDEVGDGHSRRDTARFLGGEA, via the coding sequence ATGGCGACGGACAGAATCGACCCCGAACGACTGTACGCCGACGGCGCGGTGACGACGGCCGAGGCGACGTTCGACCACGACGACCCGGACCACTGCGAGGCGGGGACGGAGGGCCGGGCCATCGTCGGGGTGACCACACCGGAGGGGCGGGTGCTGCTGGTCGCCAATCCGGACATCGAGCACGCACTGTTGCCGAACGCGGTGGTCGACCCGGACGAGGACTGGGCCGAGGCCGCCCGCGAGCACCTCCGGGCGTCGGCCGGTATCGACGTGGCACTGGACGGCGTGCGACTGGTGCGTCGCGTCGACCACACCGTCGACGGCGAGGTGGTCGAGACGACCCACCACGTCGTGTTCGCGGCCAGCGCACCGAGCGACGAGGTCCCCGACGGACTCTGTGCCGACAACGACTGTGAACTCGGGTGGTTCGACACCCACCCGTACCCCGACGACGAAGTCGGGGACGGGCACTCGAGGCGGGACACAGCGCGGTTCCTCGGGGGGGAGGCGTGA
- a CDS encoding class I SAM-dependent methyltransferase: protein MTGYDATIDWDDYWADADEAATERASPGSHHADDVLSAFVAETGAESVADVGCGAGAATVPVAGAHPAVDVVGYDAAAPVVERNESRTDLPNLGFEVGRLPDFDPGRQFDVVFCYFTLPYVRDVDRALAALFDAVAPGGSLVCNYTTPAAREFLQVAADDPHAHAERPLVFDPDSYTERWAAVLDGDSVCSAERIESVLGVAPESAFETVERPDIEWAWHHFPLVRVPKPR from the coding sequence GTGACCGGCTACGACGCCACCATCGACTGGGACGACTACTGGGCCGACGCCGACGAGGCGGCCACCGAACGGGCCAGTCCGGGGAGCCACCACGCCGACGACGTGCTCTCGGCCTTCGTCGCCGAGACGGGTGCCGAGTCGGTCGCGGACGTCGGCTGTGGCGCCGGCGCGGCGACGGTCCCCGTCGCGGGGGCGCACCCGGCCGTCGACGTGGTCGGCTACGACGCGGCCGCGCCCGTGGTCGAGCGGAACGAGTCCCGCACCGACCTGCCGAACCTCGGGTTCGAGGTCGGGCGACTCCCCGACTTCGACCCGGGCCGCCAGTTCGACGTGGTGTTCTGCTACTTCACGCTCCCGTACGTCCGCGACGTGGACCGGGCGCTCGCGGCGCTCTTCGACGCCGTCGCGCCCGGTGGGTCGCTGGTGTGTAACTACACCACCCCCGCGGCCCGCGAGTTCCTGCAGGTCGCGGCCGACGACCCGCACGCGCACGCCGAACGGCCGCTCGTGTTCGACCCCGACTCGTACACCGAGCGGTGGGCGGCGGTCCTCGACGGCGACAGCGTGTGCTCGGCCGAGCGAATCGAGTCGGTCCTCGGCGTCGCCCCCGAGTCGGCCTTCGAGACCGTCGAGCGCCCCGACATCGAGTGGGCGTGGCACCACTTCCCGCTGGTGCGGGTCCCGAAGCCGCGCTAG
- the endA gene encoding tRNA-intron lyase: MHGRTSGETVRLEGNARERFYDSRGYGVPDGAALELAPVEAAHLLWREDIEGVDGQDLQAYLASEPGLAVRFLVYKDLRDRGFYLAPAERWFDDPPAGIDFAVFPRGEGPWGDAVEYRVRVVGERDDVPVSALGDATLAVVDEESEITYLGTDHEEVTGTSTAALPTGVPATLLGDRVAVPDAPDELYERAFYGQPLDRNDGGDLQLSLVEAAHLAGDVLALDRSAVLEKGHEVEGERFDRRLRVYRALRERGVVPKTGFKFGADFRTYADVESVDDLGHSELLVRVLPVDHVFAPRDLALDVRLAHGVRKTMVYAVAGDEVEWVAVKRLTP; this comes from the coding sequence ATGCACGGCCGGACGAGCGGCGAGACGGTCCGCCTCGAGGGGAACGCCCGCGAGCGGTTCTACGACTCGCGTGGCTACGGCGTCCCGGACGGGGCGGCGCTCGAGCTCGCGCCCGTCGAGGCCGCACACCTGCTCTGGCGCGAGGACATCGAGGGGGTAGACGGCCAGGACCTGCAGGCGTACCTCGCCAGCGAACCCGGCCTCGCCGTCCGGTTCCTCGTCTACAAGGACCTGCGTGACCGCGGGTTCTACCTCGCCCCGGCCGAGCGGTGGTTCGACGACCCGCCCGCCGGCATCGACTTCGCCGTCTTCCCCCGCGGGGAGGGGCCGTGGGGCGACGCGGTCGAGTACCGGGTCCGCGTGGTCGGCGAACGCGACGACGTGCCCGTCTCGGCGCTCGGGGACGCCACGCTGGCCGTCGTCGACGAGGAGAGCGAGATCACGTACCTCGGGACCGACCACGAGGAGGTGACCGGCACCAGTACGGCCGCTCTCCCGACCGGTGTCCCGGCGACCTTGCTGGGCGACCGCGTCGCCGTCCCGGACGCCCCCGACGAACTGTACGAGCGGGCGTTCTACGGCCAGCCGCTGGACCGCAACGACGGCGGCGACCTCCAGCTCTCGCTCGTGGAGGCCGCCCACCTCGCCGGCGACGTGCTCGCGCTCGACCGCTCGGCCGTCCTCGAGAAGGGCCACGAGGTCGAGGGCGAGCGGTTCGACCGCCGCCTGCGGGTCTATCGGGCGCTCCGTGAACGCGGTGTGGTCCCCAAGACCGGCTTCAAGTTCGGCGCGGACTTCCGGACCTACGCCGACGTCGAGAGCGTCGACGACCTCGGCCACTCCGAACTGCTCGTGCGGGTGCTCCCCGTCGACCACGTGTTCGCACCGCGCGACCTCGCGCTCGACGTGCGCCTCGCCCACGGCGTCCGCAAGACGATGGTGTACGCCGTCGCCGGTGACGAGGTCGAGTGGGTCGCCGTGAAGCGACTCACCCCCTAG
- a CDS encoding topoisomerase DNA-binding C4 zinc finger domain-containing protein, with product MSDPSHTRVLAGDCTTTFVDASDETRQRGRSVVVVKPDRTVLVHDEDGYQPAAWLTRPDALHVAEDPTVLTATDGKQYVRVTVHDAAVDREVPVSPVGVPVGTCPGVESPGDGTDDCDAGGECDGVLVRARGAVHCTDCDRRHGLPAGASVDDSTCACGLPRCRVNRGREFEVCLDRTCESLADAVREAFDRAWDCPGCGGDLRVVEKGGILVGCDAYPECDTTYSFPTGLAVGTCACGLPTFETGRGERCLDGRCEAEVPA from the coding sequence GTGAGCGACCCATCCCACACCCGCGTCCTCGCGGGTGACTGTACGACCACGTTCGTCGACGCGAGCGACGAGACCCGCCAGCGCGGCCGGAGTGTCGTCGTCGTGAAGCCCGATCGCACCGTCCTCGTCCACGACGAAGATGGCTACCAGCCCGCGGCGTGGCTCACCCGCCCCGACGCCCTCCACGTCGCCGAGGACCCCACCGTCCTCACCGCCACGGACGGAAAGCAGTACGTCCGGGTGACCGTCCACGACGCGGCGGTCGACCGCGAGGTGCCCGTCTCGCCCGTCGGTGTCCCGGTGGGGACCTGTCCGGGCGTCGAGAGTCCGGGCGACGGCACCGACGACTGCGACGCGGGTGGCGAGTGTGACGGCGTCCTCGTCCGAGCCCGCGGCGCGGTCCACTGCACCGACTGCGACCGGCGCCACGGGCTGCCGGCGGGCGCGTCCGTGGACGACTCGACCTGCGCGTGTGGACTGCCACGGTGTCGGGTGAACCGCGGCCGCGAGTTCGAGGTCTGCCTCGACCGGACCTGTGAGTCGCTCGCCGACGCGGTCCGCGAGGCGTTCGACCGGGCGTGGGACTGCCCGGGGTGTGGCGGCGACCTCCGCGTCGTCGAGAAGGGCGGCATCCTCGTCGGCTGTGACGCCTACCCCGAGTGCGACACGACCTACTCGTTCCCGACCGGACTGGCCGTCGGGACCTGTGCGTGTGGCCTCCCCACCTTCGAGACGGGGCGCGGCGAGCGGTGTCTGGACGGCCGGTGTGAGGCGGAGGTGCCGGCCTGA